The genomic stretch cttataaAAATCTTTTTAGTCTATTTCatgattctatttttttttttttttttttggaatatcTGTTAAACTCCTATTTTTGATGCAGTAATGTATTTCTTTCAAGATAAGGTTTTGTCAATAGCACTTCACAGTAGTATCTTGAAATAATAGTGATTTGAATGGCTTATACAAGTCTTCTAAACTCTAGCAAGATATCTCAACAAACAGTTTGGCCTGAAGAAAAAATCAACTTTGCAtgacaaaaattaaaatcacTATAATCCATGCGTTAACACAGCCAATCACCTTCTCTATGGTTCCGGTCATGGGGGCCACGGCTCCACCCTGAGCCCCTGAGCCGCTCACACCAGCCAGATACTTAGGCACTGGAACAGACACCTGGGAGCTTCCCTCCTGCACAAAGATGTAACGATGTCAGAAACAGAGGTGACAGTTAACTGGCAGCTGAGGTAAGAGGATTGGAGCAGTGTTTAATTTCCCCTGATGTCAGCCGTCGACTGTTTGTCTCCAGTCTTAAAAGATGACAGATTCTTGAGACGGGAAATAGAGACAGTTTCTCTGCAGCGACAGGGGAACTGCAGTTCTCGTTAAATGGACTGAGGAAACCACATAGCTTTACAAATGtgcatctgttttattttgggttATGCAATACTAAACATCTTTGGGTTTTGCACTGTTGATGATGGTTTCCATGAGACTGTGACAaccatttttcaccattttctgcattttatatGTCAAAGAATAAACCaattaattaagaaaataattcataGTTATAATGTATATACAGCTCCttcatttaatttgaataatttcagcttgagaaaatgaaatatgGGATTTGTTAATGGTGCAAAACTATTGATTCAAATTATTTGTTACTTTAAATAAACAACTCCGAGTGCAACTGAGATGACAGATAACGACTTCTGCTTAACTGATTTACGGAATATATAAAATGCAAATCTGCCTTTAAATACaccatgaaaatgtttatttagggCACCTACAAGTTTGTGTTTCTATTGTCAGGAGTGACAGGAACATACCATGGAGAACAGATGCACTGTGTTGTCCAGGATCACCAGTTTGGGACGAGACTTCACGCCGTTGACGGAGCAGTGCAGGAATGATGCTCCAGCTTCCATCTCCACCTCCCCAGTCACATGATACAGCTCCTCGCCAACCTTAATGATCAAATACATTAATGAAATATGAAGAAGGCTGATTTACAACTACAGATTCACCAACATCTTTACCTATTACTCCTACTAGTagtggtacttttttttttttaaatgaccactTTTAATTCTTGACCTTGGGCACAGTAGTTTGACAAAATAATCTTGACTCAACCATCCATTTACTAGCTTTTTTAGGATTTCCCAGCACACCTCACAGTGACATAACTCAGTATTCAATTCACAGATGAAAGCCATGAGATGTGGTTGAAAGCTCCACAGAAAAAATAGTAAGTGGACCTCAAGTTAAGATGAATTTTTCTATGGCATAGACTGAATTTTCATTCTTAAGTATAAAGGGAATTCATGGGTGTTTAACATTGAAAAGGATGAAAATTGGATTATAGAAACAACGCAATCATACTcagtatttaattattttttttaaatctggttaattttctgtaaaataaacaagatacgGGACATATTCCAGCTCACCTGCATTGTGTAGCTTCCATCTTTGTTGTACACGATGACCACATTAACTtctaaagacacaaacacacaagatgACATGTTTTGTTATCCTAAATGACCGAACAGGtttgaaagaaggaaggaagcaaACAAGAGGAGACACTGGAGTAGGTTAACATAGAAGCTTTAGCTGAACATCAtggtcattcatttatttttagcctcaCAGTGACATTTATAATAGAAACATTGAATAATGAATATAAGTTCATTAAAAACAGCCAGAAGGAGATCAGATCTGCTctaaacttaatcattcaaacAGACATTAAACAGTTATGGGTCGACACTAACTGTACTGATCTGCTTCATAAAATGGACACACTATTACTTTTTTCCTCCAACTACTTTCACACATAATTTAGCTGTCATCTTTTTCATTCTCTACCTCCAAAGCACCAATATCGGATTTTACATGCTGTGCTTGTTTTAAAGGCTAATTTAACAGACCAACGAGCAACAGTCCAAAATTAGCCTTCTGACTAAGACTAACATAATGAcgttaatgataatgatgatgttgATCAACATGCAttgttcatgaaaaaaataaataaactaaataaatgaacagCATCGATTTTCATTTTTCTAGTTAAGTATTGAAACCATAGACACCAAAAATTACCCATGTAATACATGAacatatgtatgtattattTCCTCTTATTACATGTTGTTTGCCCAATACCTAATCTTTATATTTTCTTATCTGGCTGTtgctaaattaaaataaagtagaaTCAGATTTTAAATGACTTTGGTATCTGACAGCTAGAAAAGAATAGAAGGCCTCAGCTTGTGGCAATGTCCCCTGAAAAGCCTGGagctattcatttatttattattcattccTGCCATCACTGAAATTTGTGCTAATTTTCATCAAAAGAAAATTCAATCGACTAATTCAATCAGTAACacttttttactgcatttttttgtctatattatttttataatttatagaattttaatattttgtctgTAAATGTAGTTTTGgaaaatattcattattttctatgatttaaaaaaccaacatattgattaaaaaaaaaaaagttaatttactgCAGGTCTATCAGAACGGAGTTTGTTCCTCCTCCACTTTCCCTCCCTTTCATACACTAGGAGGCGCCAAATGTTCTTCATCTGTGTGTTACTTACTTTTGTCTCCCAGCTGCAGCGTCATGTTTCTGTTAAACTGAATATTGCTTCTCCAGCCGCTGCTGGAGCCAAACGGCGAGAATGGGTCTGAAAATCACACATTATGCACACTTAGTATACTCAGTACATTTCATGTTAATGTGCTATAAATCATTTGTCCTCATAAGGAATATGTTAAGCCCTCACCAGTGGAGGTCTGTGCGAACTCCTGTGTGCGTTTCCTCTCCTGCAGCACCAGGCCCAGGGCCGCCTGGCAGATCGTTTCCCCGGAGGGAGCCTTTGGAGTCGGGAAGAGGTCAGCGTAGTGCTGAGGGATGAAGCTGGTGGTCACGTTTCCAGCCTCGAACTCTGGGTGGCCCGAAAGGCTCAGCAAAAAGTCGATGTTAGTGTTCAGTCCCACGATCTGAAGACAGAAAGGATGCAAAGAAAGTCATTAAAAACTATCTATAGCCACTTTTGCATGTATAATTCTAATCAAGTGCTATAGATAGGGGCCTAAACTGTAGTAAATATAGTATTTATCGCACAAGTTTAGCTCAATGACATGTGAAGTAGCATCTGAATGTGTGTCTTACATTGTACTGTCGTAAACAGTACCGCAGCTTCTTTAAGGCAGCCGAACGGTCTTCTCCCCACACCACAAGCTTGGCGATCATGGGGTCATAATGTGCCGACACCTCGTCCCctaaagaaaaatacacacagacactgttAGTTGTAAAGCTCCCAGTGTTTTTGGTTTATGGTAATTACCTTTACTACACCATCATTTTCTATACCATGGACTATATTATGTTCATTATCATGTGTAATATATCTGTGTATTACATCctgccatgtcatctgcactTTACTCACTTACTCCttagaaactttttttaatatttttattatatattgttattacctattttgttcattgtttttcttatattatcctatattgtgatgttattataattgttttggaggctttggagcaatctggaaccagaattttcCTCAGAAATAAtgaagttctatcttatcttatcttacaccATCATTCACTACACAGACTGAAGCAGTCCTTGGGAtgcattttctatatctttgtatAGGTGATGTGACATGTAATTGGATAATCATTGATTCACAATTTCCCAAAAGAACAAAGCAGAGACAAAAGAGAGAATAACAAATGGACGGAAACCAGTCAGTGCTGAACAAGCACTTATTGCTgtgatttctgtctttttgccttgatctttatatttaatgcattCTTTGATCTTTATTCTCTGTGTAATCAAACAATACAGCTATTGTGATATATCAGGTAATGGTGTAAGATAAAAGAATAACTACTTAATTATGTTGTTACATATAGAATAGAAAACCATTTATGTTAACAGATCTACAGTGTTAGATGTAAACTCCCTACCGTCCCTGACTCCAGTCTCTATGCGCGTGTGTTGGTCTGCTGAAGGGGTGGAGAGATGCAGTAGAGGCCCCGCCCCTGGAAGGAAGTCGTTATTTGGGTCCTCAGCGTAGATACGAGCCTCAAAAGAGTGTCCCCTTAGAATGATGTCATCCTGGAGGAGAGGCAGGCGCTCCCCTGCTGCCACCTGGAGGAGATTTACACCAAGAGTAATCAATGCAAGtgaatttaaaactttttattgtcaaaaagtttgttgttttttttcaaatagctGCCAGTgttttctccttcctctcctctcacccTGAGCTGCCACTCCACCAGGTCAGTTCCAGTGATCATCTCAGAAACAGGATGCTCCACCTGCAGCCTGGTGTTCATCTCCATGAAGTAAAAGTTATGCTGGGCGTCCATTATAAACTCCACCGTACCTACACAGGAAATATATAGGATAAATATTATGATGACAATatagtgtgtgtgctgtgtcaCTGCAGAGAGGTTTCTCCAGGTGACTGCTCGTGTGTCTTACCTGCCCCGACATAGTTGACAGCCTTCGCTGCTCTGACTGCTGCCTCTCCAAGTTTCCGCCGAACCTCAGGACTAATATCaggctgaaaaaaaacatatataaacagaGCTAAAATACAGTAAACTATTCAAAAGTTGGCACAAACATATTCAAGTGTTTATAGCTCTAATACCCAGTTTAACACTACAGATCCACTTGAGATGTTATCTGTAGTGGTATCATTTAAACATTGTACAGCAGTAAACTCTACCAACACAGGTGAACTGAAGTTTGAGCGGAAGATTTTTCCAAATTATGTCACGATCATAGTGAA from Centropristis striata isolate RG_2023a ecotype Rhode Island chromosome 9, C.striata_1.0, whole genome shotgun sequence encodes the following:
- the mccc1 gene encoding methylcrotonoyl-CoA carboxylase subunit alpha, mitochondrial, translated to MAAVILSFSTLQGLRMFTQKLSWTKRGVRLVSGGVGRIEKVLIANRGEIACRVMRTAKKMGVRSVAVYSDADKNSMHVAMADEAYHIGPPPSQQSYLSMEKVLEVAKKSGSHAVHPGYGFLSENTEFAEACKQEGIIFIGPPSSAIRDMGIKSTSKHIMSAAGVPIIGGYHGEDQSNERLQAEAVKIGYPVMIKAVRGGGGKGMRIARSDSDFLEQLESARREARKSFNDDVMLVEKFVEDPRHVEVQVFGDMHGNAVYLFERDCSVQRRHQKIIEEAPGPDISPEVRRKLGEAAVRAAKAVNYVGAGTVEFIMDAQHNFYFMEMNTRLQVEHPVSEMITGTDLVEWQLRVAAGERLPLLQDDIILRGHSFEARIYAEDPNNDFLPGAGPLLHLSTPSADQHTRIETGVRDGDEVSAHYDPMIAKLVVWGEDRSAALKKLRYCLRQYNIVGLNTNIDFLLSLSGHPEFEAGNVTTSFIPQHYADLFPTPKAPSGETICQAALGLVLQERKRTQEFAQTSTDPFSPFGSSSGWRSNIQFNRNMTLQLGDKKVNVVIVYNKDGSYTMQVGEELYHVTGEVEMEAGASFLHCSVNGVKSRPKLVILDNTVHLFSMEGSSQVSVPVPKYLAGVSGSGAQGGAVAPMTGTIEKVMVKAGDKVVVGDPLMVMNAMKMEHTIRAPKSGVIKRVFFSEGSQANRHAPLVELEEEAEEGGGGGQPVDTLTHP